In Fibrobacter sp. UWR4, the genomic stretch CAAGACTCCTTACATCACCACCCTCGCTGCCGCTCTCGACACCGTCAAGGGCATCGCCGCAGCTAAGGCTGGCAAGGGCGAAGTGAAGAGCTTGCAGGAGTATCACGCTAGCATTGAAGAAGTGTAATGTAAACGTCATCCTGAGTGCGTAAGCACGAAGGATCCATGCCCGCGAAAGCGGGAATCTAGCCTAAACTAAAAGAGTCCCGTCTCATAGGAGGCGGGGCTCTTTTTTGCACCTATTTGTTTTTGCGATAGAAATATTGGACTATGGCGTGATTTAATAAGAGGGTAAATCATGCAGTCATATTCATTGTTAAATGATTTCCAAACCGAGTGTCGCAAAAACATGTTTACATGTTTTTATGACCGAGGAGCAGAATCAAAATGACGAAGTCATTTCATTCCAAAATAGAGGATAAAACAATGTCTAGAGTCCATTACAATGAAGAGATGAAGCTTCAAACGGTCAAAATTGTCCTGAAGGGCGAAAAATCAACAAGCCGAGAGGCACGACCGTTGCAAGCTTGCTTGCAAAAGGGCATGCCCGAGGCGTAGAATTTTCTGCAAAAGTCCGCTACCAAGATTGCCAAGGATATCGGTGTCACAGCGAATACCGTGTGCAGGTGGGTCCAGGATTACCGAAAGCAGAACAATTTACCGTCTTATGAAGAAGAACGCCGGCTCAAGAGAGTCTCCATTGAAGAACTTGCGACAAAGAACCGTGAACTGGAGCGGAAACTTAAACAACGAGAAAAAGAACTTGCCGAAGAAAAGTCCGCAAGTCGAATATCGTAAAATAAACTTGTTTATTTTATGATTGAGACGAGGATCTTTCTACAAAGGGAAACCATCGAAATCCTAAAAAAAATCTATGAGGCGAGAGAAGCGACAAAACTTGTTTTGTCATTTCCGAGCCGACAGGTCAACTATGGCGTAGCCATGAGTGGTCACGGCAAGAAGCCAAGAGAAATCAACGGCGGCAGCGTGAAGCAGACCTCGTTCAGACAGTCCGCAGCGTATTTGAGGAATACTTCTGCATCTACGGCTGCACGAAGCTTTTGAGAGAACTGAACAATTTGCGCCATTTGGACTTAACCAGTTCTGGTGTGGCGATATCACGTATATCCGTACGAACCTCGGTTGGGTGTACCTGGCCGTTGTCCTGGATCTGTTCAACAAGGAAGTCATCGGGTATGCAATCAGCAAGAATATTCGAAGTCCGGGAGGACATCTTCAAGTACATCGAACTGTTCTACAACCGCAAGCGTTTGCACAGCAGCCTGGGGTACATGAGCCCGGTTGCCTACCGTTTGCAAAAACTTAGCGCATAACCTTTAACAATTAATACGAAAAAAGAGTATATTTAAAACGTCAGATTAATGAATATGGCTTGCGGAAAACCCTCTATTAAAAAATCAACAAGTCCAACAACGTTTAACGTTTTACTTCATCAAGCCAGCTAAAGTGCTGAGCAGCACATCCATATTGATGGGTTTTGCCACATGAGCGTTCATGCCTAATGAAACCGCCTTACGACGGTCCTCTTCGAAGGCATTGGCGGTCATGGCCACAATGGGAATGTCCTTACGGTCATCATCAAGTTGGCGAATTTCACGAGTAGCATCATAACCATCCAGATTAGGCATCTGGATATCCATCAGGATAAAGTCGTAATAGCCGGCATCCTTTTCGGTCAACATACTCAGGCACACACGTCCATCCACTGCACGTTCAACAGAAAAACCTGCTTCCACTAACAGCGTCATCGCAATTTCGGCATTAAGGTCGTTATCTTCCGCCAAAAGAATTCGCTTGCCCTGAAGTTTGCCAAGATCAGCCACGTCACTACCAGTTTCACTGCGGTATTCTTCTGCAGTGCAAATACGATGTTCCAAGGTAAAGCAGAATCTGGTTCCGACACCTTCCGTACTTTCCACCTGGATGGTTCCACCCATCAGCTCCACCAATCGCTTCACAATGGGCATACCTAGGCCAGTACCCACAATTTTACTTTCGGTAGAATTGCGTTCACGGACAAAGGCATCAAAGATGTGTGGCAGGAATTCCTTGCTCATCCCGATACCATCGTCTTCCACCACAAATTCATAAGCGGCGTAGCCTTCCCGTGAGCAGGGAATTTCCCTCATGGAAGTTTCAATCTTGCCGCCCACCTTGGAATACTTGATTGCGTTACCCACAAGGTTCACAATCACCTCACGGATCTTAACCAAATCCGCATAGACACAGTCGTGTTCAATAGACATGGAGGCCGTCAAGGTCAGATTACGATCCTTTAGGGATGCCTCAAAAATGTTCATCGTCGTATCCGTGTTGTCCCGCAGGCGCGTCGGACGTTCATTCACTTCCATCTTGCCACTTTCGATGCGGGCCATTTCCAGCACGTTATTAATCAAGGAAAGAAGGA encodes the following:
- a CDS encoding helix-turn-helix domain-containing protein → MQKSATKIAKDIGVTANTVCRWVQDYRKQNNLPSYEEERRLKRVSIEELATKNRELERKLKQREKELAEEKSASRIS